The proteins below are encoded in one region of Rhodoluna lacicola:
- a CDS encoding inorganic phosphate transporter, whose translation MDPILIVALVVGLALFFDFTNGFHDTANSSATAIATGALKPKTAVLIAAIMNFVGAFLSTAVAKAISVSLINEGIDIGPELVFAGLTGAILWNLTTWLLGLPSSSSHALFGGLVGAALAFAGVAAINFPAVLEKVVFPALFAPVIAGLAAFLATRIAYLMTARSQSSRKATGIGTGRSNFKVGQVFTSSLVALSHGTNDAQKTMGVITLVLVAAGLQPTGDHVEWWVIISAATAIAVGTYMGGWRIIKTMGSGLAEIKPAQGLAAEVATASTILASSNLGFALSTTQVASGGVMGAGLGRKGGAVRWNKAGQVVTGWLFTLPAAGAVGALSAFLVMSGPFGIIADLILVVSVSIAIFQISRRNRINHSNVLSEVEGASEVIASPRQVRKAAAEAKKKASKKVTAKKAPKKSAATKSKGGK comes from the coding sequence GTGGATCCAATACTCATCGTTGCGTTGGTTGTCGGCCTCGCACTTTTCTTTGACTTCACTAACGGTTTTCACGACACTGCAAATTCAAGCGCTACGGCAATTGCTACAGGAGCCTTGAAGCCAAAGACCGCTGTCTTGATTGCAGCCATCATGAATTTTGTGGGAGCGTTTCTTTCCACTGCGGTAGCCAAAGCTATTTCCGTTTCCTTGATCAACGAGGGAATCGATATCGGTCCGGAATTGGTCTTCGCCGGTCTCACCGGTGCAATTTTATGGAATCTCACTACCTGGCTTTTGGGTCTTCCGTCATCTTCATCCCACGCTTTGTTTGGTGGTTTGGTTGGCGCAGCTTTGGCATTTGCAGGTGTGGCCGCCATCAATTTTCCAGCTGTGCTGGAAAAGGTTGTATTCCCGGCTTTGTTTGCCCCGGTAATCGCCGGACTTGCCGCTTTCCTGGCAACTCGCATCGCATACCTAATGACAGCTCGTTCGCAAAGTTCTCGCAAGGCAACCGGAATTGGCACGGGTCGCTCAAACTTCAAAGTGGGGCAGGTCTTCACTTCATCACTCGTAGCTCTCTCGCACGGAACAAATGACGCACAAAAGACGATGGGTGTGATTACTTTGGTTTTGGTTGCGGCTGGCCTTCAGCCAACCGGCGACCATGTAGAGTGGTGGGTCATTATCTCAGCCGCCACCGCGATTGCTGTTGGAACCTACATGGGTGGGTGGCGAATTATCAAGACTATGGGTTCCGGTCTTGCAGAGATCAAACCAGCACAAGGACTTGCCGCCGAGGTGGCGACTGCATCAACTATCCTCGCTTCAAGCAACCTAGGTTTTGCACTTTCTACAACTCAGGTTGCATCCGGCGGTGTCATGGGTGCTGGTCTTGGACGTAAGGGCGGTGCAGTGCGTTGGAACAAGGCAGGACAGGTAGTAACTGGTTGGTTGTTCACTCTGCCAGCAGCGGGTGCTGTCGGCGCGCTTTCCGCGTTTCTTGTGATGTCTGGACCGTTTGGAATTATTGCTGACCTGATTTTGGTAGTTTCCGTTTCAATCGCAATCTTCCAAATTTCTCGCCGCAACCGCATTAACCACAGCAATGTATTGAGCGAAGTCGAGGGTGCATCTGAAGTAATTGCCTCTCCTCGCCAGGTTAGAAAAGCTGCTGCGGAAGCAAAGAAAAAAGCTTCAAAGAAAGTGACCGCAAAAAAGGCGCCAAAGAAATCGGCGGCCACTAAGTCAAAGGGTGGAAAGTAA
- a CDS encoding DUF1737 domain-containing protein — MATEKKKKYVLLTGKDDAAFCQRVSDRMDDGYELYGSPAITFNIFKRHPVVAQALVLKKKPARKSSKK; from the coding sequence ATGGCTACCGAAAAGAAAAAGAAATACGTATTGCTCACCGGCAAAGACGACGCTGCATTTTGTCAGCGAGTCTCCGACCGCATGGATGATGGCTACGAGCTCTATGGTTCACCGGCAATCACCTTCAATATTTTCAAGCGCCACCCAGTTGTGGCTCAAGCGTTGGTTCTAAAAAAGAAGCCAGCTCGCAAATCTTCGAAAAAGTAA
- a CDS encoding MalY/PatB family protein produces the protein MVNPIVTPLSELKKRSSSKWRRFAPDVLPMHVAEMDYDIDEGIKKILLEKVSNSDLGYTGPMPEVADGFVKFAERLWGWRPDAKQVRLSTDVGVSAVEIFRALGNKGDGVVINSPVYHSFFDWIAEVEMLVHDVPLVRAATDWQLDLVALENAFKLGPKFYLICNPHNPLGKVYTQAELATVADLAKHYNVTVISDEIHAPLTYVNTDFVPYLKVSQSAKETGICITAASKSFNLAGLKASIIVTDAAQMHERLAKLPAALHWRSGLLGAFAMAEAFSNAGSWLDSAISANLESRELLSQLVADQLPKVKMWIPDAGYLAWLDISELNLGDNPAAKILSEQKVAFVPGPDHGEDYKDYLRINFACHPDSLRRAVLALAAYAN, from the coding sequence ATGGTGAATCCAATTGTCACTCCGCTTTCCGAACTAAAGAAGCGCTCTAGCTCAAAGTGGCGAAGATTTGCTCCTGACGTCCTACCCATGCACGTAGCCGAGATGGACTACGACATTGATGAGGGCATCAAGAAAATACTGCTTGAGAAAGTCTCTAATTCCGACCTTGGCTACACCGGTCCGATGCCAGAGGTGGCCGATGGTTTTGTGAAGTTCGCAGAGAGGCTCTGGGGTTGGCGCCCTGATGCCAAGCAAGTCCGGCTTTCAACCGATGTTGGAGTTTCGGCGGTTGAAATCTTTCGAGCACTTGGTAATAAAGGTGACGGCGTCGTAATCAACTCACCGGTCTACCACTCATTTTTTGATTGGATTGCTGAAGTAGAAATGCTGGTGCACGATGTGCCACTGGTTAGAGCCGCAACTGATTGGCAACTAGATTTAGTCGCGCTAGAAAACGCATTCAAACTAGGTCCTAAGTTTTATCTAATTTGCAACCCGCATAACCCATTGGGCAAGGTCTACACTCAAGCAGAACTTGCTACCGTCGCGGATTTAGCAAAGCACTACAACGTGACCGTGATTAGCGACGAAATTCACGCACCGCTGACCTACGTCAACACCGATTTTGTTCCCTACCTAAAGGTTTCTCAGTCTGCCAAGGAAACTGGAATCTGCATTACAGCTGCCAGTAAATCTTTCAATCTTGCTGGCCTCAAGGCGTCAATTATCGTTACTGATGCCGCACAAATGCACGAGCGGTTAGCCAAGTTGCCTGCGGCACTTCACTGGCGATCTGGCCTATTGGGCGCTTTTGCTATGGCAGAGGCATTCAGCAATGCGGGGTCGTGGCTTGATTCGGCGATTTCGGCAAATCTTGAATCACGCGAACTGTTGAGTCAACTGGTTGCTGACCAGCTGCCCAAGGTGAAGATGTGGATTCCAGATGCCGGTTATCTAGCTTGGTTAGACATTTCAGAATTGAATCTTGGCGATAATCCGGCGGCCAAAATCCTCAGCGAACAAAAGGTTGCCTTTGTACCTGGACCTGACCACGGCGAGGACTACAAAGATTATCTGCGGATCAACTTTGCCTGCCACCCCGACTCACTTAGGCGAGCCGTGCTGGCACTTGCCGCCTACGCAAACTAA
- the metZ gene encoding O-succinylhomoserine sulfhydrylase, with product MTQRTRPWGYQDPFDGKKPNWQLHPDTLALRAGLSRSGFGETGEALYLSSGFTYDSAEMAEAAFKEETAHHLYSRFSNPTVAMFEERLAALEGAEACFATATGMSAMFSSVACLVKAGDRIVASMSMFSSCYVVLNEILPAWGVEIELVDGNDKKKWADALAKPTKVVFIESPSNPMMEIVDIRMVSDLAHKVGATVIVDNVMGSPVLQKPLELGADVVMYSATKHIDGQGRVLGGAILGSKDYIKNSVIPFTRHTGQSMSAFNAWVMLKSLETLTMRVERMASNALKVAEFLSNEKKIESVSYPFLKSDKNYKLAKKQMRGGGTTIGFKIKGNKEKTFKFMNALRVIDISNNLGDSKSLITHPASTTHRRLGPEIQLQMGITPNLVRLSVGLENVDDLIADLKQALK from the coding sequence ATGACACAGCGCACACGCCCATGGGGTTATCAAGATCCTTTCGATGGTAAAAAGCCAAACTGGCAATTACACCCCGATACCCTTGCGCTTCGCGCCGGCCTGTCACGAAGTGGGTTCGGTGAAACTGGTGAGGCTCTCTACCTAAGCAGCGGCTTTACCTACGACTCTGCAGAGATGGCAGAGGCTGCGTTCAAAGAAGAAACCGCTCACCATCTCTACAGCAGGTTCTCAAATCCAACCGTCGCAATGTTTGAGGAGCGTCTGGCTGCCCTGGAGGGTGCAGAAGCTTGTTTTGCTACCGCTACCGGAATGTCTGCGATGTTTTCGTCGGTGGCCTGCTTGGTCAAAGCCGGGGACCGCATAGTTGCCTCCATGTCAATGTTCTCTTCCTGCTACGTCGTGCTGAATGAAATTCTTCCGGCCTGGGGCGTAGAGATTGAATTGGTGGATGGCAATGACAAAAAGAAATGGGCGGACGCGCTAGCCAAGCCAACCAAAGTTGTCTTTATTGAGTCACCCAGCAACCCAATGATGGAAATCGTTGACATTCGCATGGTCAGCGATCTTGCCCACAAGGTTGGGGCAACCGTGATTGTCGACAACGTGATGGGCAGCCCAGTTCTGCAGAAGCCTCTGGAACTTGGGGCAGATGTTGTGATGTATTCGGCAACCAAGCACATCGACGGACAGGGCCGCGTGCTGGGCGGCGCGATTTTGGGCTCTAAGGACTACATAAAGAATTCGGTAATTCCGTTCACGCGTCACACCGGACAAAGCATGAGTGCTTTCAACGCCTGGGTGATGCTCAAATCGCTCGAGACCTTGACAATGCGGGTTGAGCGCATGGCATCGAATGCGCTAAAGGTAGCGGAATTCCTATCCAACGAAAAGAAAATTGAATCGGTTTCTTACCCATTCCTAAAGAGCGACAAGAACTACAAGCTTGCCAAAAAGCAGATGCGCGGTGGTGGCACCACAATTGGCTTCAAGATCAAAGGCAACAAAGAGAAAACCTTTAAGTTCATGAATGCTTTGCGGGTAATCGACATCTCGAACAACCTTGGAGACAGCAAGTCGTTGATTACTCACCCGGCATCAACAACTCACCGCCGCCTTGGCCCTGAGATTCAATTGCAAATGGGAATTACCCCAAACTTGGTGCGCCTATCGGTGGGCCTTGAAAACGTTGACGACCTAATTGCTGACCTGAAGCAGGCGCTGAAGTAG
- a CDS encoding SDR family NAD(P)-dependent oxidoreductase: MVALSGSSVLVVGANGAFGAEFCNQLIEAGATVFGTARSPETSARLRADLAQRLLLDLENQDSINTLANYLTSIPESLDGIVLASGLVAFGPISDTPPEVRRKLFEVNALGQINLVSQLISKLKASSDSGKAPFVVSISGVIAENPMAGLATYSASKTALLGYANAASKELKKLGIRWLDARPGHTESGLATRAVFGQAPNFGVGLEVSHVVSRIIRGITDDEKDLPSTSF, translated from the coding sequence GTGGTGGCATTATCAGGATCATCAGTTCTAGTGGTTGGGGCGAACGGGGCCTTCGGAGCAGAGTTTTGCAATCAACTAATTGAAGCGGGAGCAACCGTTTTTGGTACGGCTCGAAGTCCAGAGACTTCGGCAAGATTGCGGGCCGATCTTGCTCAGCGATTGCTTTTGGATCTAGAGAATCAGGATTCAATCAACACGCTGGCTAATTACCTCACTTCAATTCCCGAATCTCTTGACGGTATCGTGTTGGCGTCCGGCCTGGTAGCCTTTGGTCCAATTTCCGATACTCCACCTGAGGTTCGACGCAAACTGTTTGAAGTCAATGCGCTTGGTCAAATAAATCTGGTGAGCCAACTGATTTCAAAGCTGAAAGCATCAAGTGATTCTGGCAAAGCCCCGTTTGTAGTGTCGATCAGCGGAGTGATTGCCGAGAACCCAATGGCAGGTCTCGCCACCTATTCAGCTAGTAAAACCGCTCTGCTTGGCTACGCGAATGCTGCCAGCAAAGAACTAAAGAAGCTTGGCATTAGATGGCTGGATGCTCGTCCCGGGCACACAGAATCCGGCCTGGCAACCAGAGCCGTGTTTGGCCAGGCTCCAAATTTTGGCGTTGGGCTTGAGGTATCTCACGTGGTTTCTAGAATCATCAGAGGCATCACCGACGATGAAAAGGATTTGCCAAGCACTTCGTTCTAG
- a CDS encoding DUF998 domain-containing protein: protein MKTIGKPALFAATLGPVQSVLGWVIAGALWPGYDPIRKTISDLAADDSPVQWIQSSFFILGGTLSLIAAIYARSFAMPGRVVIFLGGVATYGFTYFTTPSQDSSSEMHRVFAIISFVLFSAWPLFSMRISGSYPWVLRPVGAIVATLGFTVISLWFLSTWTNPEATNVGLVERIIATAQTTYLSAVIWIAWLHAKRS, encoded by the coding sequence ATGAAAACAATCGGCAAGCCCGCGCTTTTTGCCGCGACCTTGGGTCCGGTCCAATCGGTGCTTGGTTGGGTAATTGCCGGCGCTCTTTGGCCAGGCTACGATCCAATTCGCAAAACCATCAGTGATTTGGCTGCAGATGATTCACCGGTGCAATGGATTCAATCTAGCTTTTTCATCTTGGGTGGAACTCTAAGTTTGATTGCGGCAATTTACGCCAGAAGTTTTGCCATGCCGGGGCGAGTGGTAATTTTTCTCGGCGGCGTGGCAACCTACGGCTTTACTTACTTCACCACCCCCAGCCAAGACAGCTCATCTGAAATGCATCGGGTATTTGCGATCATTTCTTTTGTTTTGTTCTCGGCCTGGCCGCTATTTTCAATGAGAATCTCAGGGAGCTACCCTTGGGTGCTTCGACCGGTTGGGGCAATTGTTGCCACCCTGGGCTTCACCGTGATTTCCCTGTGGTTCCTGAGCACATGGACCAACCCAGAAGCCACCAACGTGGGGCTGGTGGAGCGAATAATTGCGACTGCGCAGACTACTTATTTATCGGCAGTTATTTGGATTGCCTGGCTGCACGCCAAACGTTCCTGA